A DNA window from Arachis duranensis cultivar V14167 chromosome 3, aradu.V14167.gnm2.J7QH, whole genome shotgun sequence contains the following coding sequences:
- the LOC107477229 gene encoding uncharacterized protein LOC107477229 translates to MRLLMSSSDQDEGEMKIFANWILDVGNGNIGSVVGDESEVEIPDDLLITTTDDPLSHLVDFAYPNLLQNMSDYRYFQSRAILTPTLKSVEKVNDFVLTIFPGMEKEYLSSDTTCQADENEDVKQEWFTPEFLNDIKCLGLLNHKLTLKPGVAVMLLQNIDQTSSLCNGTRLIVNKLGSNVIGATVVTGRNIRDKVYIPRMNLIPSDSGLPFKF, encoded by the coding sequence ATGAGACTTCTAATGTCTTCTTCGGATCAAGATGAAGGTGAAATGAAGATATTTGCTAATTGGATACTTGATGTTGGAAATGGAAATATTGGCTCTGTTGTTGGTGATGAATCAGAAGTTGAAATTCCAGATGATCTATTGATTACAACTACTGATGATCCTCTCTCTCATTTGGTAGACTTTGCATATCCAAATTTGTTGCAAAACATGTCAGATTACAGGTATTTTCAGAGTAGAGCAATTCTTACACCCACACTTAAGAGTGTCGAGAAGGTAAACGATTTTGTCTTGACAATCTTTCCAGGGATGGAAAAGGAGTATTTGAGCTCTGATacaacatgtcaagctgatGAGAATGAAGATGTAAAACAAGAGTGGTTCACACCAGAGTTTCTAAATGACATCAAATGTTTGGGACTACTCAATCACAAGTTGACTTTGAAGCCAGGAGTCGCTGTAATGCTACTGCAAAACATAGACCAGACTTCAAGTTTATGCAACGGGACAAGATTAATAGTTAACAAACTTGGCAGCAACGTAATTGGAGCGACGGTAGTGACCGGTAGAAATATTAGAGATAAAGTGTACATTccaagaatgaacttgatcccttCAGATTCAGGATTGCCATTTAAGTTTTAA
- the LOC107477192 gene encoding lignin-forming anionic peroxidase, giving the protein MGGRIQSVTTTFAIILVLLGTACDAQLSSTFYDTTCPNALSTIRTTIRTAVSKERRMAASLVRLHFHDCFVQGCDASILLDDSPPTIVSEKGALPNNNSVRGFEVIDQAKAAVEKVCPGVVSCADIVAVAARDASFAVGGPSWVVKLGRRDSTTASITLANSDLPLASDDLNTLISRFSNKGFSAKEMVTLSGAHTIGQARCVTFRNRIYGNTSDIDAGFTSTRQRGCPSLINNDNNKKLSPLDLVTPNSFDNNYFKNLIQKKGLLQSDQVLFSGGSTDSFVSEYSKNPTTFKSDFAAAMIKMGDISPLTGSAGIIRKICSAIN; this is encoded by the exons atgggCGGCAGAATTCAAAGTGTCACTACTACTTTTGCTATCATATTGGTTCTCTTAGGCACAGCATGTGATGCACAGTTATCTTCAACATTTTATGATACAACATGCCCCAATGCCCTTTCCACCATTCGAACCACCATTCGCACGGCGGTTTCTAAGGAGCGCCGCATGGCGGCTTCTCTTGTTCGCCTTCATTTCCATGACTGCTTTGTTCAG GGTTGTGATGCATCAATTTTACTAGATGATAGCCCCCCCACAATTGTGAGCGAGAAAGGTGCATTACCTAATAATaactcagttagaggatttgaaGTCATAGATCAAGCTAAAGCTGCTGTAGAGAAAGTATGCCCTGGAGTCGTTTCATGCGCTGACATTGTTGCTGTAGCTGCTCGTGATGCATCATTCGCT GTGGGTGGTCCATCATGGGTTGTGAAGCTTGGACGCAGAGATTCTACTACTGCAAGTATAACTTTGGCTAATAGTGACCTTCCACTTGCCTCAGATGATCTTAACACTCTCATCTCTCGTTTCAGTAACAAAGGATTTAGTGCAAAAGAAATGGTCACTTTATCTG gTGCCCATACAATTGGCCAAGCTCGATGTGTCACATTCAGAAATAGAATATATGGTAACACGAGTGACATCGATGCTGGTTTTACTAGCACTCGCCAACGTGGTTGTCCATCCTTGATTAACAACGACAACAATAAAAAGTTGTCGCCATTGGACTTGGTCACACCCAATTCTTTTGATAACAACTACTTCAAGAACTTGATTCAGAAGAAGGGTCTTCTTCAATCGGATCAAGTTTTGTTTAGTGGAGGATCTACAGATTCATTTGTTTCTGAGTATAGTAAGAATCCTACAACTTTTAAATCGGATTTTGCAGCTGCTATGATAAAAATGGGAGATATTTCTCCTTTGACTGGATCAGCTGGAATCATAAGAAAAATTTGCAGTGCTATCAACTAA
- the LOC127745659 gene encoding uncharacterized protein LOC127745659, translated as MNEGSLGGEKLQRECNFDLNVEVCEDVKETCVNVANGNGIYEATVISGKMGQLQRDMTNLNQRSMEVDDVRSDLNDVSKDSTPKDVPVTVISGHEQSKIFQAKLQLPSSSQDLNSDDVHVLEVFSIYACLRSFNTLLILSPFTLEDLVAALKSKILSILFDSIHVSILETLKKHLEYLSNEGILIEIFWTLSHDLFSWPSIF; from the exons ATGAATGAGGGATCTTTGGGCGGCGAGAAGTTGCAGCGGGAATGTAATTTTGATTTGAACGTCGAGGTGTGCGAAGATGTCAAGGAAACCTGCGTCAATGTTGCCAATGGGAATGGTATTTATGAGGCAACTGTCATATCGGGTAAGATGGGTCAGCTCCAAAGAGACATGACAAATCTTAATCAGAGATCTATGGAAGTTGATGATGTTCGTAGTGATTTGAATGATGTTTCCAAAGATTCCACGCCAAAGGATGTTCCTGTAACTGTAATATCTGGTCATGAACAGTCCAAAATTTTTCAGGCAAAGTTGCAATTACCCTCTTCTTCCCAAGATTTAAATTCAGACGATGTTCATGTTCTTGAAGTCTTTTCTATTTATGCTTGTTTAAGGTCATTCAatactttattaattttgaGTCCATTTACGTTGGAGGATCTTGTAGCTGCTTTGAAGTCCAAAATTCTAAGTATATTATTTGATAGCATTCATGTTTCTATTTTGGAAACTCTGAAAAAGCATTTGGAATACCTTTCCAATGAAG gAATCTTAATTGAGATTTTCTGGACATTGTCACATGACCTATTTTCATGGCCGAGTATCTTTTGA